The DNA segment GATTGTTGAAGAAGGTTCTGGCAGaagaatttatatttttctatttgtggagcgaTAAGCTGCAATTTGGGCGTTTTAATTATAAGGGAgggatttgaaaaagaaaaattaattaagttgaCTATTATGTGTTAGTACTAAACTatattttttgataaggtaaaggTTTTATTGATAAAAGTACCAAGATGGTACATAAGATTACACCAGGATCAGACAACACCTATAATAACATACTATCAGTTACAAGTTGCTTAACACATCCAAAAACTCCATATATTGATCTAGACTTTCAACTAAACATTTCTTACaccaaaaaaatagattttgaagACAAGTATTTTTTATTCTAGCAATGTTATTCCTCTTGTCCTCAAAGCAAACATTGTTCCTTTCTTACCAGATGGTCCAGAAAATGCATAGAGGGATGGTCCACCATAGTTGCTTCTGATTCCTTGATACCTTCTGCCCTTGCCAGCTGACCAGTAAAGATCTTATGTCTGGAGGCATAGTCCACGAAACACCACACAGATTCAAAAAAAGCTCCCAGCACTGTTTAGCAATTTTACAATGGATAAATAGATGATTAACAGTTTCCAACCCTTCTTCACATAAGTAGCATCTGTTACTTAGGCAGAATCCCCTTTTTTGTAAATTATCTTGAGTTAAATTGGCTTCTCTAGTAGCAACCCACCCAAAACAAGCCACTTTAATAGGTGCTTTGGTTCTCCATAACATTTTCCATGGCCAATTAGATTCATATTGATCATTTTGTTCCTGGAGAAGATTATAACAGCTTTTGATAGAATATCGCAAATCATTGCTTGCTGTCCAAACCATAAGATCCTCCTTGTCTTCCTCCATCACTAAactataattgaattaaaaaaaaagataaatgtaaaaaataaagcaatttgctattaaccttataaaaaaaatataaaaaaataaagcaaTTTGCTATTAAGGAAGGGAACTTGTGCGTCCAACGTAACCACTTCTCCTGTCAGCCTTTTTGTGTTTGGGGGCACAAGCAAAATATTTAAGGGTTccatatatatatgtacaaatatatataacatatatatacaaggTTTTGGCCGAGGCTAACGAGGTCCCGTGACCCCTCAACCCGCAACGTAGTTCTGCCTCTGAACATGGGCAACTTGCTGGTTACTGGTTCAGCTTATTTTCTATCTTCACTAAGACCATAAGATACAAAATTTCTAAGAAGCTCCTATGAACTCTTGATGCGAAAAGATTGTTACGTTTTggttgttatttatttgtttgtccTCTTTTTCTTATGGATTATACCACTGCATTTTCTTTGCCTAGTAGTAACTATTTCAGCAGTATTATGAAGGATAATGTGCCTTGTAAATTTTAAGAAACATTGCTGTTTTTCATATTTATTCTCAATTTTCTCAAGTTTTCTGTCCTGTTATAAAATATAATCTACGGACAGGCTAAAGAATCTTCCCACCTCCCTAATCCCGCTCCCCttccaaaaatggaaaagaaCTAAAGGGCAGCCCAAcacactaagctcccgctatgcgcggggtggAGGGAAGGGTCGTACCACAAGAATCTATTATACAcagccttaccttgcatttctgcaatAGGTTATTTCCACGActcgaacctgtgacctcctggtcacatggcagcaactttaccagttacgccaaggctccccttcaaaaatagaaaagagatTTCATTAATTGAAGAATAGATTGTATGTGGTGCAGAGTAGCATTTCATGGATTTACGTCTTATTGTAATGCGATTAATGCCAAATTGACACTGTTCTGATGCTTGCGCAGGAATTAATCTACTTCTTGAACATTTTCCCGGTGCCTATGAAATGGAATGTCAAGAGAACTGCATGTTTTCAAGAGGCATGGATCTTTATATATTTATAACCCAATGGTGCTACTCGGTAAACTATGATGGGAGAGTTTTTGATGGACACTTGCACTTTGATTTGTATGTTGCCGTTATGTAAAGACATCACTGTTGCAGTGCTAGGAGAAAGGGGGCCTTTTGAGCAAATCCACTAATGTGATTTTGTTTGTTGAGAGTTTATATCTCAGTTGAGTTTCTCAACTTTCAGGTGAATAGATCATATAGATGATCTGACTAACTATTCTATTTGCCCATATAACAAGAGGGTATACATTAAGTTTGTATAATATTCTAGCTTTGCCTTCTATTAGCATATACAAGAAACACTGTGCTTATACTGTCCTTTCAGTATGTGGCTGGAAATATAGTACAAATTTGCCTATCAGTATCACCGCTAAAATATGGTTGAACAACTAAAGCTGGCACAATCTATCGAGTCAAAAGTTGCCATTCAATTGGCTAGATGATCGATCCTGAGCATTTTAATGACATCCAATGATAGAACATGAACATGAAATAAATGAAGTTACCTAcataggggggggggggttatgaTTTACTTCATCAACTTACTAGAGATTGGAATCGTTTATATGCATAACCCCAAGTAGCAagaaacctatgcagttaaaagTAATTAAGTGAAAACCAGTCTAGCGGGTGTAAATAGATttataatgtcgcatgactaggTAAAGTTCTCTAACTATTTTATCTAATAACGTCTTTGCTTtaccatttttcaaattttgattaTAACCGATCtcaagggtgtgtttggtaggaagaaaaatattttttatggaaaatgagtgatattatcacttattttcccttgtttgattggtgagtgaaaaacttttttcaaaaaatatttttttgtgtttggttagagagtaaaaaaatatattttaggaaaataattttttatgctactctacTCATCCCCTTCCCTGAATTCTCCATATTTCATgtgcaccccccccccccaaaaaaaaaactaacgtTTTCAGGATtgtattttcttcaagaatttaattattcttctaaacattcacacaaacccaaaggaactaatgtgctgCTTTACTTTGTTTTTACACAAAACCAACgttgaaatttgtgctccataactaaaaagaaaatactctttttttggttgaaaataaagtactctttctacaacatgaaaataaagtacttattttattgaaataaaataaaatactttttctacatcatgaaaagaaaatactgattttgttgaaatgaaggaaaatactttttctacatcatgaaaaaaatactctttttgttgaaatgaaagaaaatactttttactatatcattttgttgaaatcaaagaaaatacgttttctacatcatgaaaagaaagtactttttttttgttgaaatgaaagaaaatacttttttatataataaaaaaataatcatttgttgaaatgaaaaaaaagtattCTATCCATagcatgaaaagaaagtactattaataatatttctatttagggtgaGAGTGGAGTGGTGGGGcgagggtgggggtggggtgatAGATTGGGGAAGGTTGAaagtattttggaaaatatttttccttctcttgatagggaaaatatttttctccaattggaggaaaatattttcatccaattggaggaaaatgagttcgcgaggaaaatatttttcaaaatatttaaaccaatcaaacatggaaaaattgaaaaatatttccctccataccaaacacaccccaagtttctttttcattttttctggaacatcatatatatatatatacttaaacCAGCTGAGTAATCTATCATACTGTATTATAAGCGGGAAGCCCTAAAGTTGATTTACTAAAATATCCTTCAAAAGTTAAACGACTAATTTACCCTCTATCTAAAAGTAAAATTACCTCCcattaaatgattaatttgagcTCTTGCTGCTTAAATGGAAGAGCTTTTCATCTTCTCATAATTACTCCCAACCTTTTGATATGTCAAGTATGTCGTGTAGCCTTTTCATGTAATGTGTGAATTTTATCTTACTCTTTATTAGTAATAAATTGTAGCTTTTTCAGCGTACTGTTACGTCCTTAGTTGTTAATTAAGTACACGTGCTACACGTGataactcgctcacgatcttgcacaccttgctcacgttcttgctatgccaagtcagtcttaccacactcaagatcgctaagagaatggtagaatgaacacaagagaattgttaaagaaTATTTTGTATTGGAGAGAACTTGAATTATTTGCTTGATAAATTACAAATGAataaccccctttatatactagtctcctaggggctagagtgtaaatattaattgttacacaagttcttaatatttacaagataagggctttttctagaattttctacaaacctagaagattccaagaactttcctagcaaatccataagcaTTTAGTATCTGAATCTTCTCACAAATATTAGCTTTCCTCCTATCTATACTTCCACATGGTATTAATATACCACAAATGGTAAATATATGGCACGGTGACATGGCGGGTGATCACGTTACCTTCTCTTATTAATTCCCATTGATCAATTCTTTTTCTCATtctttttcagaaatttcactgCAGTTCTTAGAGTCTCTTCAAATTATTAAAGCCCCTTTGAATCATTTCTCTCATAGATCCATTTTTTTTGGTTCTTTAGCTTCCGAGTTTCTCCCATTCCGGATTGACAAGAGATTCTGTTTCCAGTTCAGCAAGTTAGATTCTTTTTCAATTAGTTTAAGATTCAATTTTATGTGATTTTTTCATAACTTTTGCTAATGAGTGAGAGTATTTGTGTTGTTTTTAGGTATTTTGGAGAAAGATTTTGGAAGAATTCATCACCAGTAGTTTAATATATATGATGTGTttgtctcctcttcttcttcttctttcttcttcttcttcttcttctcttctttaatTCCTTCTGTTGGATTTTTGGTTTTATGCTTTTTGTTTGTTACATATTTTTCGTATTTGGGATTTTGCGTATTTTTTGACTTAATTGGATGAATGAATTGAACATCTTTTTGTGAATTTTTGCAAATTGATTTTTGCAAATAACCTCATCCAAATATTTGTTCGGTTTATTTGGATGTCTCCTCATACCCGCCATAATCAATTCCACCGAAATACAAGATTAACACTACCATTACTGGTATGAGAGAAAAAATACTCGATTGCCTACTAACCTTGTCATATCCCGCCTAATTACCTCATCCAAATACTTGTTCCGTTTATTTGGATGTCTCCTCATACCCACCATAATCAATCCCACCGAAATACAAGATTAACACTACCATTACTGGTATGAGAGAAAAGATGCTCGATTGCCTACTAACCTTGTCATATCCCGCCTAATTACCTCATCCAAATACTTGTTCGGTTTATTTGGATGTCTCCTCATACCAACCATAATCAATCCCACCGAAATACAAGATTAACACTACCATTACTGGTATGAGAAAAAAGATGCTCGATTGCCTACTAACCTTGTCATGTCCCGCCTAATTACCACATCCAAATACTTGTTCGGTTTAATTCTATATCTCCTCATACCCACAATTATCAATCTCACTGGGGCATCAGACATTTCAATTCACACGttcgaaccatctcagcctccaTTGTGACATATTTAGATAAGACAAAAAATACATTTGACCCAAATATTAACGGAGGCGAATTTGAACCATTTGTGAAAGAACAATGGAGAATTTGACCCTTTTCCCAGACTTCCTCTGAAATTTGAAATCAGCTCCAGAGCAAAGACGTATAGAAAATACCCTAGTCAAAGATATCTCTCCTCCAAATCCAACTATGGCGATGAGCAAAGCTGCAAAACTACCCGAAGAAATCATAATTGACATACTTTCCCTCCTACCTGCAAAGTTTATAGGCCAATATAGGTGCGTGTCAAAGCAGTGGTGTAACCTTCTCTCAGACCCACAATTCATCAAATCTCACCAAACCATCCATGCCCATAAAGGAGAAGAGAAACTCATCTATGTCTCTTGGTATCGCGAACTTCAAACTATCACGTTTAACCACAACCCCCAAAATGGAATCGATATCATCTCAAGGACGCTTAATTTGCAGCAGCTTTCAAACAGCTGGGTAAGTGTTGCTGGCTCATGCAATGGCTTGGTCTTGGTGATTAAGAGGGAAGAGGCTAAATATTTGATCAACCCCACTACCTTAGAGTACCATAGAATTCCAAATTTTGATTTGGCTCTTCCTGTGCCAGGTAGCTGTAGCATGTATGGTTTTGGGTACGATACTCTTAGCGATGATTATAAGGTGGTAACTCTTTCTTATTATGATTCATTTGATGAAAATGATCCTGCAATTACGGAGACTTTTGTGGATATTTACTCTCTGAGAAAGGGTCTTTGGAAGAGACTTGAGAGTTCTCCTTATGATCATCCACTTAGTGACCGTGCTTCTGGGGTTTTGGTGAATGGGGTTTTGCATTGGTTGGCTTGTAAAACTTCTCAGTATTCATTTGTAATTGCTGCTTTTCATTTAAGTGATGAGAAATTCTTGGAGGTAGCAGGACCTACTGGTCTTGGTAGTAATTACTCACTGTGTAATCTTGTGGTTCTTAGAGGTTGTCTTTGTATATTCACCAGTATAGGTAAAGACATGGACACAGTTACATTTTGGATGATGAAAGAGTATGGGGTTAAGGAGTCTTGGACCAAATTTACGATTACAGAACCGAATTTAGATAGATTTATATGTACACTATTGTGTTCAGTGACTGATGATGATGTTCTATTGGATGTTGAAGAAGAGTTGGTTGTATACAATATGAAAGAGAATCAACGTAGGGATCTGATGGTTGATGCATCTCCTATTATGTATGAAGCTCGAACCTTTATGGATAGTCTTGTCTCTCCTTACTTTAGCCAGGGAAACTGAGGTCTAATGTATTGTTTGATGCGCGAGATGATGCTGTATACAGGTATTACGAGAACATTTTCCGCTGTATTATCCACCTTTATCCTCTTTCTCCATTAGATTATTCAAAAGCGGTTGTATTTCAACAGTACTATCAAGGATGCACCTTTAGCCAACTAAGTTGCCTTTCTAAGGAGTATTGCCAGTCTTTCTAAGGAGTATTGccagttttttatttttctcaagcTGCTATCATGTTACAAATTAGTCTATAAACGTATAGGATGTAGCCTAAAGTGTAAATTACAACATTTCATGGCTTTACATCAGTTTATTGTAATGCTGCATAATACCTTTCATCAATTTGCCGTAACAGGATATCAACTCGTATCGACCAATCAAATTTGTTGAATAGTTAGTAATCATCTAGATTCTTATATTGATAAATCAAATTCACATTGTTCTGATGCATGCACAGGAATTAAACTGCTTCCTCTTAGTTCAAGCTGTTTCTTAAAGATTGTTCATTATTCACTGTTTGAGGCCTCCAGAAAGAAGGCATTCTTTTGCATTGCACTTCCTCATGTCTTGGTTCATTGTCATTTTGACGTCGTAGAGAATTGAGAATTCAAAGATTTGTTAATTATTTGAAGTGAAATGTCATTGTAAATTTACAACGAAAACAATGTAAAAAACTAAGGTCACTTTTGGATATGAGAACTTTGTTGAGGGTAGTATGTCTTAATTTTCCGCAAGGGATGTGATGGATAGAATATTTGGATGTGAGAATTCTTGTCTTAATGTTGCGTGTATATAGCTTTTTGTCTTTTGTTCATTGCTTTTGGCATTTTTCTATGCTTCATGTCAGATTATATATTAGGACATATTTGTCTAAAGAAGAGTTGAGTCAAGTCATTGCTTCTTGGTACTGTCATAAATTAAATTACTTTTacctgaaaaaaaaaagagaattgagTCGAGTCGTTCATCTCTTTTTCCAGGTCTAAGTCCTTTAGAATCTTGCCATTTTATGCTTGAGTGGGTTCAAGACCCATTTTAGTTGAGCACTTAGCAAACTAGTTATGTTGAGATAAATGCTGAATTCACAGATAGGTTCCAAAAAGTGTTAAATGAACAAAAAATCCCACAATATTTGAGGACAGATAACACAAAATGTATTACAACTCATGAGCTGAAAGGAAGTACCTCTTTTTCCCTGATAAGGTAATATTTGTACCaagctggtagaaaagaaaacagaatTCATGCAAAGACCAACCAGACAAGCTGCTACTCTTTCCTTCCTAACAACTCTAAAAAATCCATGTATTGGTCCAGGCTAACTAATAGATTGAAATGACACCAGAAAATAATGATAATGCAAACATATATTTTTGACTCTAGAAATATGAAATCTATGCCCTTCAAAGCAAGCTTTGTTCCTCTCCATCCATAAGGTCCAGAAGATGCAAAGTGGGATGGTCCTCCATATGTGCTTCAGCCTTTGGAAACCCTTTGATACTGCCAACTTTCTAATAATCCCCTTACATCTTTAGGCATTAGTCATTGCCCATAAGATACCACGTCTGTTCAGAAAAAGTTCCCAACAGTGTTTAGAGAATTTGCAATGAAGGAATAGATGATCAACTGTTTCCTGATCTTCCTCACATAAGTAGCATCTATTGCACAGAGAAAAAACCCTCTTCTGTAAGTTGTTTTGAGTTAGACATGCTCTCTAGGCTGCAGTCCTTCCCAAACATGCTACCTTAACTGGAGCTTTTGTTTTCCAAATCATCTTCCAATGCCAAATATCATCCCAATGACCTAACTCCTCTAACAACATGCTGTAACAACTTTTAACTGAGAATAATTTATCTTTACTAGCTGTCCAAATCAAGGAATCCACCTGACTTTGATTGATCTGGACTGAGTTCACCTGCTAGAGTATCTGATAAAAATCCTCTAGTTCCCAATCACTCAAATTTCTTCTAAAATCTATCTGCCACTAAATTATAAACTTCAGAGACTGACAGGAACTGCCACTAAAAACATCCAAAACAGGACTGAAAACTAGCACTTGCTTAAGAAACAACCAACATATGAAGTTCTTTTCACTTGTCTTTGGAAAGAGCGCCCTCATTATCGCTCTAGCAATTGGCAATTTTTCATAGAATTTAATCAAGCCCACAACCGTAGAGTACCGTAGAATTCCAATTTTTCATTTTGATCTTCCCATTCCTGGTAGCTATAACATGTCTGGTCTAGGCTATGATTTTGCTAGTGATGATTATAAGGTGGTTACTCTTTCTTTTTATTATACTGATATTGAGCATGAAAATTTGGACACTTTTATGGATATCTAAAAGAATGGGTGTATGGAGGAGATCTCAGAGTTTAACTTATGACCATGAAGTTCCTTTCCGCTATTCTGTGATTTTGGTAAATGTTGCTTTGCATTGGTTGACTAGAAAAACTCCTAATCATTCATATATAATTGTtgcttttaatttaattgatGAGAAATTATTGGATTTGCCATTACCTACTACTCTTGATAAAGGTAATTATGCGTGGATTAAGTTTGTGGGTCTTAGAGGTTGTCTTTGTATGTTCGCTTGGACGCAATAAATCAACATTGATATCTGAATGATGAGAGAGTATCCAGTCCTCGACCAGATTTAAGATTACAGGACCTAATATAGATTATGGTATGAGTCTTTGCCGTCCCTTGTGTTTAACgagtgatgatgatgttgtattGGATGTGTATGGAGACAAGTTGATTGTCTACAATGCGAAAGAGGATCAATGGAGGTATATGAATAACTACTATGTTTGAAGGAACTAGAACCTTCATGGGAAGTCTTGTCTCTCCTACGTTTGACAAGGACATTGAAGGTTACTTCATTGCTTGATGCAAAATTCTGAGATGATGTTGTATTCAGGTATTACCCAGACATTTTCACGATCTCTCATTCATTTGgtgtattttatttaatttggtcCCCGTATTTAATTCGATAATAAACCCCATAGAGTATCGTGAATGGTAATTCTTTCCTCATAAAGCCTAAATTGCGTGGACTCTTCATTTGTGGTGttgcacccgtgtcgacacgacgccgacactagtatgggtgtgggaTACGTTCCGGATCTGGTCAATCAACATTGAGTACTTTGACCACAAACTACTTAGAAATTAGAGATAAGATTTGGCATTTTGATTTCTCAAGACAAAAGCTACTGTAGATTTCTAGATGATTACCTACAACTTGAGAACAAAAGATTGAGTTATTGCACTCTACAAGCTAATGTAAGTTTTCAACATAATGTTTCATATTTAGGCATAT comes from the Nicotiana tabacum cultivar K326 chromosome 14, ASM71507v2, whole genome shotgun sequence genome and includes:
- the LOC107805903 gene encoding F-box/kelch-repeat protein At3g06240, producing the protein MAMSKAAKLPEEIIIDILSLLPAKFIGQYRCVSKQWCNLLSDPQFIKSHQTIHAHKGEEKLIYVSWYRELQTITFNHNPQNGIDIISRTLNLQQLSNSWVSVAGSCNGLVLVIKREEAKYLINPTTLEYHRIPNFDLALPVPGSCSMYGFGYDTLSDDYKVVTLSYYDSFDENDPAITETFVDIYSLRKGLWKRLESSPYDHPLSDRASGVLVNGVLHWLACKTSQYSFVIAAFHLSDEKFLEVAGPTGLGSNYSLCNLVVLRGCLCIFTSIGKDMDTVTFWMMKEYGVKESWTKFTITEPNLDRFICTLLCSVTDDDVLLDVEEELVVYNMKENQRRDLMVDASPIMYEARTFMDSLVSPYFSQGN